One Hypomesus transpacificus isolate Combined female chromosome 21, fHypTra1, whole genome shotgun sequence genomic region harbors:
- the LOC124483489 gene encoding m7GpppX diphosphatase-like — MASTGKRENPNIGIEDFSKTKRQKSGPDSDQIDDQAASESVLSGFKLKTVLRDSAREKNIFLHGKLDDHEAVVILEKTPFREDTLSDMFSGSRLKLEMKNDIYSTYQLQPPAHLNKIKTTVVCPATEKHVKKYLCQETFLVEETGEDYRSITLPYIKSQSFGIQWVYNILEKKAEANRIVYEDPDQDVGFVLLPDLKWDQKQLDNLYLIAIVHRRDIKSLRDLTAQHLPLLRNIRQKGEKSILERYGVPASKMRVYLHYQPSYYHLHVHFTALGYDAPGTGVERAHLLSDVIQNLLADSEYYHNRTLSFPLRADDSLLSEFKGAGRLSA; from the coding sequence ATGGCGTCCACTGGTAAACGTGAAAACCCCAACATTGGAATCGAAGACTTCAGTAAGACTAAAAGGCAAAAGAGTGGCCCAGATAGCGATCAAATAGATGATCAAGCAGCATCTGAAAGTGTGCTATCCGGATTCAAACTGAAGACCGTTCTGCGGGACTCGGCGCgtgaaaaaaacatatttcttcACGGGAAGTTAGATGACCATGAGGCTGTTGTCATCCTGGAGAAGACACCATTCAGAGAAGACACCTTGTCCGATATGTTCAGTGGCTCTAGACTAAAGTTGGAGATGAAAAATGACATATACAGCACCTATCAACTTCAACCCCCTGCACATCTGAATAAGATCAAGACCACAGTGGTGTGTCCCGCCACAGAGAAGCACGTTAAGAAGTACTTATGTCAGGAGACTTTTCTGGTGGAGGAAACCGGGGAGGATTATCGCTCTATCACTCTGCCTTACATTAAGAGCCAGAGCTTTGGGATACAGTGGGTCTACAACATCCTGGAGAAGAAAGCTGAGGCAAATCGTATAGTCTATGAGGATCCAGATCAGGATGTTGGCTTTGTTCTCCTACCAGACTTAAAGTGGGACCAAAAGCAGCTGGATAACTTGTATCTGATAGCCATCGTTCATCGAAGAGACATCAAAAGTCTCCGGGACTTGACTGCTCAGCATCTACCACTGCTAAGAAATATCCgccagaaaggagagaagagcatTCTGGAGCGGTATGGAGTGCCAGCCAGCAAGATGAGGGTTTACCTCCATTATCAGCCATCGTACTACCACCTTCATGTCCACTTCACGGCCCTGGGCTATGACGCTCCGGGCACTGGGGTGGAGAGAGCACACCTACTCTCCGATGTCATTCAGAACCTCCTGGCAGACTCTGAGTACTACCACAATCGTACCCTCTCCTTCCCACTGAGGGCTGACGACAGCCTGCTCAGTGAGTTCAAAGGAGCTGGGAGGTTGTCTGCCTAA